A DNA window from Selenomonadales bacterium contains the following coding sequences:
- a CDS encoding PLDc_N domain-containing protein, with protein MGNLQEYLPFLIPLVVIQLGLMLASIVHILKHQTYRFGNRVFWIIVCLLVGIIGPVLYFTYGRAEE; from the coding sequence GTGGGAAACCTGCAGGAATACTTGCCGTTCTTAATTCCTTTGGTGGTCATCCAGCTCGGCCTTATGCTTGCGTCCATAGTGCACATTTTAAAGCACCAAACATATCGCTTTGGCAACCGCGTTTTTTGGATCATTGTTTGCTTGCTTGTCGGCATCATCGGTCCGGTGCTTTATTTTACCTACGGGAGGGCAGAAGAGTGA